One genomic window of Acomys russatus chromosome 29, mAcoRus1.1, whole genome shotgun sequence includes the following:
- the LOC127211285 gene encoding small proline-rich protein 3-like, giving the protein MVGAVSPNHCGNSVPSQCGSSVPKHCGSNVPSHCRSSVPNHCGSSVPSHGGSSVPNHPRSSFPNHRGSSVPSHGGSSVPNHCGNSVPSHCGSSVPSQCGSSVPKHCGSNVPSHCRSSVPNHCGSSVPSQCGSSVPNHCRSSVPSQCRSSVSNHCGSSVPKHCGSNVPSHCRSSVPNHCGSSVPNQCRRSVPNQCGSSVPNHCKNSVSSQCGSSVPSHCLSCVCDSAVPLESSPLAGINGS; this is encoded by the coding sequence ATGGTGGGAGCAGTGTCCCCCAACCACTGTGGGAACAGTGTCCCCAGCCAGTGTGGGAGCAGTGTCCCCAAGCACTGTGGGAGCAATGTCCCCAGCCATTGTAGGAGCAGTGTCCCCAACCACTGTGGGAGCAGTGTCCCCAGCCATGGTGGGAGCAGTGTCCCCAACCACCCTAGGAGCAGTTTCCCCAACCACCGTGGGAGCAGTGTCCCCAGCCATGGTGGGAGCAGTGTCCCCAACCACTGTGGGAACAGTGTCCCCAGCCACTGTGGGAGCAGTGTCCCCAGCCAGTGTGGGAGCAGTGTCCCCAAGCACTGTGGGAGCAATGTCCCCAGCCATTGTAGGAGCAGTGTCCCCAACCACTGTGGGAGCAGTGTCCCCAGCCAGTGTGGGAGTAGTGTCCCCAATCACTGTAGGAGCAGTGTCCCCAGCCAGTGTAGGAGCAGTGTCTCCAACCACTGTGGGAGCAGTGTCCCCAAGCACTGTGGGAGCAATGTCCCCAGCCATTGTAGGAGCAGTGTCCCCAACCACTGTGGGAGCAGTGTCCCCAACCAGTGTAGAAGAAGTGTCCCCAACCAGTGTGGGAGCAGTGTCCCCAATCACTGTAAGAACAGTGTCTCCAGCCAGTGTGGGAGCAGCGTCCCTAGCCACTGCctttcctgtgtctgtgactCTGCTGTGCCTTTAGAGAGCTCCCCCTTGGCTGGCATCAATGGCTCCTGA